Genomic window (Microbacterium oxydans):
CGTCCAGGTGAGCGCGGGCTCGGGGAACGGAGGGATGACGTCGAGTTCCCACGACTGCGCGGCATAGGAGTGCACGAAGTAGAAGCGCTCGTGCTCGATGCCCCGGAAGAGGACGCTGTTCGCCCCCGGCTCGACCGTGTTCCAGCCCATGTGCGGCAGTACCGGGGCATTCAGCTCGGTGACCGCTCCCGGCCACTCGCCGAGGCCCGCGGTGTCATGACCGCGCTCGACGCCGTGTTCGAACAGCACCTGCATGCCGACGCAGATCCCGAGCACCGGACGGCCACCGGCCAGCCGACGGTCGATGATCTCGTCTCCGCCGTGCGCGAGCAGTGCATCGCGGACCGCCTGGAACGCGCCGACGCCGGGGACCAGGAGGCCATCGGCCTCGAAAGCCTCCTTGCGGTCCCGTGTGAGCACGGCATCCGCTCCGGCGGCGACGAGCGCCTTGACCGCGGAGTGGACGTTGCCCGACTCGTAGTCGAAGACCGCGACGCGGGGACTGCTGCTCACAGCGCACCCTTGGTCGACGGGATGCCGTCGACGAGGGGGTCGAGGGCCTTGGCCTGCCGGAACGCCCGGGCGAACGCCTTGTACTCGGCCTCCGCGATGTGGTGCGGGTCGCGGCCGCCGAGCACGCGGACGTGCACGGTCAGCGCGGCGTTGAAGGTGATGGCCTCGAAGGAGTGGCGCACCAGCGAACCCGTGAAGTGCCCGCCGATGAGGTGGTGCTCGAAGCCCGCCGGCTCCCCGGTGTGCACGAGGTAGGGGCGGCCGGAGATGTCGACGACCGCCTGCGCGAGAGCCTCGTCGAGCGGGACGAGGGCGTCGCCGTAGCGCGAGATGCCGGACTTGTCGCCGAGCGCTTCGAGGATCGCCTGACCCAGCACGATCGACACGTCCTCGACGGTGTGGTGTGCGTCGATGTTCGTGTCGCCCGAGGCACGGACCGTCAGGTCGGTCAGCGAGTGCTTCGCGAACGCGGTGAGCATGTGGTCGAAGAAGGGCACCGAGGTGTCGATGCGGCTCGCACCGGTGCCGTCGAGGTTCAGCTCGAGCTCGACGGTGGACTCCGACGTGCTGCGCACGCGGCTCGCGGTGCGCGGGGTCAGTGCGGGGGTGCTCATGAAGCCGATCCTATCGAGGCCAGTGCGTCCAGGAATGCGGTGGTCTCGGCCTCGGTGCCGGCGCTCACCCTGAGGTGACCGGGGATGCCGACATCGCGCACGAGCACGCCCCGATCGAACAGCTGCTGCCAGGTCGCCTTCGGGTCGGCGACCCCGCCGAACAGCACGAAGTTCGACCACGACTCATGCGGCGTGTAGCCGAGAGCCTCGAGCGTCGCCGTGATCCGATCGCGCTGCTCGATGATCTCCTCGACCATCCCGAGCATCACGTCGGCGTTGCGCAGCGCCGCCACGGCAGCCGCCTGCGTGAGCGCGCTCAGGTGATACGGCAGGCGCACCAGACGCAGCGCGTCGATGAAGGCCGGGTCGGCCGCGAGGTAGCCGACCCTGGCTCCGGCGAAGGCGAACGCCTTGCTCATGGTGCGGGACACCGCGAGGCGGGGGCGGCCCTCGAGCAGGGTCAGAGCAGAGACCGCGTCGTGCGGAGCGAACTCCTGGTAGGCCTCGTCGACGATCACGATGCCGCGAGCAGCCTCGTAGACGGCCTCGATGACGTCGAGGCCGAGCGGCGTGCCCGTCGGATTGTTGGGCGAGCAGAGGATGACCACGTCGGGGTCGGCGGCGCGGACCTGCTCCGCCGCTTCCTCCGGGGTGATCGTGTAGTCGGGCTGCCGGGTGCCCGCGATCCAGCGGGCACCGGTCCCCTGCGCGATCAGCGGGTACATCGAGTACGTGGGCGCGAAGCCGAAGGCGGTTCGGCCGGGACCCCCGAAGGCCTGCAGGATGTGCTGGAGGACCTCGTTGGAGCCGTTGCCCGCCCAGATCTGCTCGGCGGAGACGCCGTGGCCCAGGTAGTCGGCGAACGCCTCGCGCAGCGCGGTGAACTCCCGGTCCGGGTAGCGGTTGACCTCGTGGATCGCGACGGCGATGTCGTCGAGGATGTCGCTCGCGACGGCATCCGGAATCGGATGCGTGTTCTCGTTCACGTTGAGCGCGATCGGGAGCGGCGCCTGCGGTGCTCCGTACGGAGTCAGTCCACGAAGATCGTCACGCAACGGCAGATCATTGAGGGAGAGGGTCACCCTTCCCATGTTAAGCCGCTCGTCGAGCGGATGACGCAAAGTTGCCGCGGGCGGCTCAGTTCCCGTACTGAGCCGGGATCGCGAGCTCCTGACCGATCTGGAGACCGCCGCCGCGCAGCAGGTTCATCCGGCTGATGTCGCCGATGACGTCGCGCGGGTCGGCGTCGGGAGCGACCGAGGTCGCGATCGACCACAGCGTGTCCCCCGGCATGACCGTCACGGTCTCGATGCTCGCCGCCGGCGCGTCCGACCCGGAGGCGATCGCGCTGCCCCCGCTGAGGGCGGCGAAGGCGATACCAACGGCGAGGGGCACGGAGGCGAACGCCAGCAGCACGGCCCGACCTCGCATCGTCAGCCGGAGACGCGTGGTCGGACGGGCCGACGCCGGGATGACTGCTGCGGTGCTGAAGCTGATGCTGCTCATGTCGTGCTCCTTAGCCTGTCCCGAAGCGGGGAAGCCCCGGGGAAGTTGGCGTAGCGTTCGCATTCGCGTCTCGGCCGGGAGCCGTGAATGCGAAGCTACGTACCGAAGATATCTTCGAGTTCGAATATCTGTCAAGTATTCTTCGAAACCACCTCCGAAAATCGGCCGACACGCTCGAACAGATCTTCCAGATCCGGTCGATTCTCGGATACGGTTTCGATAAGAACACCCCACCACGGGCCTCCGACATTCGAAGAGGGACGTCGGATCACGCACTTAAGGAGCACCATGAGCGAGAACTCTGCCCCCGAGTCGGAGGCACCGCGGACGCGCCGGCGCAAGAGCCTGAGCCCCAAGCAGATGGCGATCCTCGAGGTCATCCAGAGCTCGATCGCGAACCACGGCTACCCGCCGAGCATGCGCGAGATTGGCGATGCCGTCGGCCTCAAGTCGCTCTCCAGCGTGACCCACCAGCTCGGCCAGCTCGAGCTCAGCGGCTACCTGCGGCGCGACCCCGGCAAGACCAGGGCGATGGAAGTGCTCATCGACCTGCCCGGCACCAGCACAGAGAACCCCGCTGACGTCGCGACCCCGGTCGGCGACGCCGCGCTCGTGCCCCTGGTCGGGCGGATCGCGGCCGGAGTGCCGATCACCGCGGATCAGCAGGTCGAGGAGATCTTCCCCCTCCCGCGGCAGCTCGTGGGCAAGGGCGACCTGTTCATGCTCAAGGTCTCCGGCGAGTCGATGATCGACGCCGCCATCTGCGACGGGGACTGGGTCGTCGTCCGCTCGCAGAGCAACGCCGAGAACGGTGAGATCGTCGCCGCGATGCTCGACGGCGAGGCCACGGTCAAGGTGCTGCGTCGCCGCGACGGGCACACCTGGCTCCTCCCCCGCAACTCGGCCTTCGAGCCCATCCTCGGCGATGAGGCCGTGGTGCTCGGCAAGATCGTGGCGGTGCTCCGCGCGGTCTGACCCGTCAGGAACGACGAAGGCCCTCCCGGAGCTCCGGGAGGGCCTTCGTCGTCCCGGGCACGAGTGTGACGCCGCGTGCCGTCGGCCCAT
Coding sequences:
- the hisH gene encoding imidazole glycerol phosphate synthase subunit HisH — its product is MSSSPRVAVFDYESGNVHSAVKALVAAGADAVLTRDRKEAFEADGLLVPGVGAFQAVRDALLAHGGDEIIDRRLAGGRPVLGICVGMQVLFEHGVERGHDTAGLGEWPGAVTELNAPVLPHMGWNTVEPGANSVLFRGIEHERFYFVHSYAAQSWELDVIPPFPEPALTWTTYGDPFLAAVENGPLSATQFHPEKSGDAGIQLLRNWVGSL
- the hisB gene encoding imidazoleglycerol-phosphate dehydratase HisB, translating into MSTPALTPRTASRVRSTSESTVELELNLDGTGASRIDTSVPFFDHMLTAFAKHSLTDLTVRASGDTNIDAHHTVEDVSIVLGQAILEALGDKSGISRYGDALVPLDEALAQAVVDISGRPYLVHTGEPAGFEHHLIGGHFTGSLVRHSFEAITFNAALTVHVRVLGGRDPHHIAEAEYKAFARAFRQAKALDPLVDGIPSTKGAL
- a CDS encoding histidinol-phosphate transaminase; amino-acid sequence: MGRVTLSLNDLPLRDDLRGLTPYGAPQAPLPIALNVNENTHPIPDAVASDILDDIAVAIHEVNRYPDREFTALREAFADYLGHGVSAEQIWAGNGSNEVLQHILQAFGGPGRTAFGFAPTYSMYPLIAQGTGARWIAGTRQPDYTITPEEAAEQVRAADPDVVILCSPNNPTGTPLGLDVIEAVYEAARGIVIVDEAYQEFAPHDAVSALTLLEGRPRLAVSRTMSKAFAFAGARVGYLAADPAFIDALRLVRLPYHLSALTQAAAVAALRNADVMLGMVEEIIEQRDRITATLEALGYTPHESWSNFVLFGGVADPKATWQQLFDRGVLVRDVGIPGHLRVSAGTEAETTAFLDALASIGSAS
- a CDS encoding LysM peptidoglycan-binding domain-containing protein translates to MSSISFSTAAVIPASARPTTRLRLTMRGRAVLLAFASVPLAVGIAFAALSGGSAIASGSDAPAASIETVTVMPGDTLWSIATSVAPDADPRDVIGDISRMNLLRGGGLQIGQELAIPAQYGN
- the lexA gene encoding transcriptional repressor LexA, with protein sequence MSENSAPESEAPRTRRRKSLSPKQMAILEVIQSSIANHGYPPSMREIGDAVGLKSLSSVTHQLGQLELSGYLRRDPGKTRAMEVLIDLPGTSTENPADVATPVGDAALVPLVGRIAAGVPITADQQVEEIFPLPRQLVGKGDLFMLKVSGESMIDAAICDGDWVVVRSQSNAENGEIVAAMLDGEATVKVLRRRDGHTWLLPRNSAFEPILGDEAVVLGKIVAVLRAV